A genomic segment from Brevundimonas sp. SORGH_AS_0993 encodes:
- a CDS encoding RDD family protein yields the protein MSADRAAPRTERAFVTPEGVDLRLNIGDAGQRAGAFLLDAAIIIAVLVAFTLAVVFTGIGAVSAAGTAGAEMMAVIWLVVFFLLRNFYFTAFELSASAATPGKRIMGLRVAARDGGRLKAESVFARNAMRELEVFLPMSVLFARASEGGVDGWIYLLTFIWAAIFVFFPLFNRDRLRVGDLVGGTWVVRTPRRKLTRDMADESAGRMTHYAFTPAQVDAYGAKELHVLESVLRQGDRASLRTVAERIMIKIGWTRGPYETDRDFLTAYYAALRGRLEQKLLMGVRRRDKHDV from the coding sequence GTGTCCGCTGATCGGGCCGCCCCCCGCACCGAACGCGCCTTCGTCACGCCCGAGGGCGTCGATCTGCGTCTGAACATCGGCGATGCGGGCCAGCGGGCCGGCGCCTTTCTGCTGGACGCCGCCATCATCATCGCCGTTCTGGTCGCCTTCACCCTGGCCGTCGTCTTCACCGGCATCGGCGCGGTCAGCGCGGCGGGGACCGCTGGCGCCGAGATGATGGCGGTGATCTGGCTGGTGGTCTTTTTCCTGCTGCGGAATTTCTATTTCACGGCTTTCGAACTGTCGGCGTCGGCGGCCACGCCCGGCAAGCGGATCATGGGTCTGCGTGTCGCCGCTCGCGACGGCGGGCGTCTGAAGGCGGAATCGGTCTTCGCCCGCAACGCCATGCGCGAACTGGAGGTCTTCCTGCCGATGTCCGTCCTGTTCGCACGGGCCAGCGAAGGCGGTGTGGACGGCTGGATCTATCTGCTGACCTTCATCTGGGCCGCGATCTTCGTCTTTTTCCCCCTGTTCAACCGCGACCGGCTGCGGGTGGGGGATCTGGTCGGCGGCACCTGGGTCGTGCGGACCCCGCGCCGCAAACTGACCCGCGACATGGCCGACGAAAGCGCGGGTCGGATGACGCACTACGCCTTCACCCCGGCTCAGGTCGACGCCTATGGCGCCAAGGAACTTCACGTCCTGGAATCGGTTCTGCGCCAGGGCGACCGCGCCAGCCTGCGAACGGTCGCCGAACGCATCATGATCAAGATCGGTTGGACGCGCGGCCCCTATGAGACCGACCGCGACTTCCTGACCGCCTATTACGCCGCCCTGCGCGGTCGACTGGAGCAAAAGCTGCTGATGGGCGTCAGACGCCGCGACAAGCACGACGTCTAA